Within the Emticicia oligotrophica DSM 17448 genome, the region TGAAGGGGTGAGTTGAGTAAGCTAATTTCATTACCGTTGCTTTTAACCAACGGATGAGGAGTAAAATTTGTTTCTTAGCCTAATTCTCGGTATTTTCGCTAACCAACAAAACTACACCTATGAAGAAAATACTTGCCTTACTATTCATTTCAAATATTCTTTTGGCTCAAAACGGAACCGAAATTTTTTTGATGGATATTGCTGAATCAAACGGAACCATCACACTTTCAAATCCTAAGAATATTACTAATCGTAGAGGCTACGATAATCAACCTTTTTTTCATCCCACACTACCACTGCTCTATTATACGGCCATGCAAGATGGGCAGACCGATATTTGGTCGTATAATCTCAAAACTGGCGTTGGTTTACAGGTAACCAATACCATTGACTCAGAGTATTCTCCGACCGTTACACCCGACCAAAAGTATTTATCGTGCATTGTTCAGCGGAAATTAAATGGTGACCAAGACTTAGTAAAATACAATATTAAAAATTCTGCCGAAACGCAGATGATTTTTGAGTCGCAAAAGACGGGTAAAATCGGGTACCAAGCATGGTTAAATTCGAATGAACTCGTTACGTTTGTGTTAGGAACTCCACAAACGCTTCATTATCACAGTCTTATCACAAAAAAAGATACAATTGTTGCTCCCAATATTGGTCGTTCACTGCATCTGATTCCAAAACAAAAAGCCTTTAGCTTTGTACAGGAAATAGATAAGAAATGGCTAATTCGGGCGTTTAATCCTCAAAAAAATACTATTTCTGATATTACAGAAAGTCACCCAGAGTCTGAGCATTACAATTGCTGGCTGTCGAGTAATAGTATCTTAGAAAGTAGAAATACTGATATTTTTAGTTATAATATCACAACTAAAGTGTGGAAAGCTGTTACTCTACCTGATATGCTTCCCAAGCGTAAAATCAGCCGAATGGCTGTAAAAGGGAATAAAATTGCTGTTGTGATGGAGGAATAGAATTAGCCTACTTACACACGTTCACCATGAAAACAAGACTACTTCTTATTTTTTGTTACTTTGTTATTCTTCAAATTAATGCCCAAATAATTCAAAATACGGGTGTTTTGATAATTGGAGGAAGCACATCAGGCACAATGGCGGGCATCCAATCGGCAAGAATGGGCGTAAAAACCATCATTGTGGAAGAAACGCCGTGGTTGGGTGGCATGCTAACTTCGGCGGGTGTTTCGGCCATTGATGGAAACCATCACATGCCTTCTGGTTTATGGGGCGAGTTTCGTGAACAAATCAGAAATTACTATGGTGGTGCTGATAAAATTTCTACGGGTTGGGTAAGTAATACGCTCTTTGAGCCATCGGTTGGACAGCAGGTTTTACGTAAAATGTGTGCTGCTGAAAAGAATCTTTCATTGATTTTCAATACTAAACTAATTGATATTAAGGAGGTTAATGGTGGATGGCAAGTAAAACTTTCCAATGGGAAAATTATCCAAACGAAAGTTATAATTGATGCTACCGAACTGGGTGATGTAGCTGCAAAAGTTGGAATCAAATATGATTTAGGCATGGATGCCCAAGCAACTTACCATGAACGAATAGCTCCCGAAAAGGCAAATAATGTAATTCAAGACCTTACTTACACAGCAATTTTGAAAGATTATGGAATTAATGTCGATAAAACTTTACCCAAACCCGCTAATTATTCGGCTTCAGAGTTTAATTGTGCTTGTAAAGAGTTTTGTAATAATCCAGCCGCAAAAAGGCAAAATCCATGTGCCAGTTTGATGACTTATGCTAAACTGCCCAATGGTAAAGTATTAATCAATTGGCCAATTAGTGGTAATGATTATTACGCAAATATGGTCGAAATGTCGGAAAATGAAAGGCAAGAAGCCATTAAAGCGGCTAAGGAAGTTACGCTCCGTTTTGTCTATTTTCTTCAAACAGAATTGGGTTTTAAAAATTTTGGTTTAGCCGATGATGAATATCCCACGACAGATAAATTACCTTTTATTCCTTATCACCGAGAAAGTCGACGGATTGATGGCTTGGTCAGAATGAATCTTAATCATATTGAAAACCCTTTCTCCCAAACACAACCTCTTTATCGAACTGGCATTGCAGTAGGTGATTATGCCATTGACCATCATCACGAGAAAAATCCAGCAGCACCCGACTTACATTTTGTGCCAGTTCCATCATTTAATATTCCTTTGGGAAGCTTGATTCCGAAACAAAAAGCTAATTTTATTGTGGCTGAAAAATCAATTTCGGTGAGTAATTTGGTAAATGGAGCCTCTCGTTTACAGCCAGTTGTGATGCAAATTGGTCAAGCTGCAGGGGCTTTGGCTGCATATAGTGTGATGAATAAAGTTTCGCCCGAAAAGGTTTCAGTAAGGGCAATTCAGAAAATATTATTGCAATCAAAAGTGTATTTAATGCCGTATTTCGATGTACCCCTCACGCACCCAAATTGGGAAGCGATTCAGCAAGTAGGAGCAACGGGCATTTTAAAGGGTGTAGGGCAATCTGTCAATTGGTCGAATAGAACTTGGTTTTATCCAGATTCTACTATTTCAATCAATGAATTTTTAAAAGGCTTAAAGGATTTTGAACCAAAATTCGAATATCATGGTATTTCAGAACAAAAAAGTATAAGTATGTCTTTTGCAGAATTTGAAGCGATTTTGAGTGATTTTAAACATTTCCTTATACAAAATAAAAATACCTTAGCTCGGGTAATTATTGAGCAAAATCTTAGTTTAGATAAGAAAAATAAGCCTATTTCTCGTAGCGAAATAGCAGTCAGATTAGCTGGATTAATAGAGAAAGAAGTTGATTTTGAAGGGGGATTTAGATAATTTAGAATCTGTACTAACGTGTGCAGGGTTTTAAACCCTGCACACGTTCAAAGTTAAACCAAAAGGTTTTACTTCACCGCAACCTCAAAAGGAAGCTGCAAATTACTTACCGTTTGCTCTAAATTGATTAATTCTTCTTTCATTTCTTCAATATAACGCTCGGTTTCATTTTTAAATGATGATACCAGTGATTTATAATAGTCGATTCCTGAAAGTAAATTTGTATGAAAAGCCTTAAGCGAACGTATTTGAGCTGCCGAAAGGCTTTCAACTTGTTTATTGATTTGGTTTTTGTAATAATCTACATATAAAACCAATTCATTGACAAACATATTTGGGCGTTTCAAAGAGTTTAAGATATTTGTTCGGCCATAGATGTGGTCAACCATTTGTTTCAGTGAAAAAACACCAGAGAAATAGGCCAAATTTGGGCCAGGGCAAATCGTTACGGCGGTAAGTTTATGGGCAGGACTAATATCGTGTTTTAATAATGCCGATACCCCCAAACCTTCACACAAACAATCTCTTTGTTCAAGAAACTTAATCTTCTCAGATTTATCAGCTTCGCTTATATCACTTGCCTTTATTTGTTTGATTTTAGCGTGTAAATATTCCCTAGAAGATTCACAAATAGGCTCTTTTGTAAACTCGGTATTGGTTGAAAGAAACTTTTTGTAGCAAGGACTTCCCGCACGATTTTTCTCAATACGTTTTAAACGTTGCTCTTCACCCGAAGTATGTTTGAAATTATTGAAAGGCACTCCAAGTGGCGAAGCGTTACTCAAGAAATAATCATTTTTTTGAGCATTTGCCATTTTTTGGAGCGTTTCATCATCAACATTGGTAGCTTCAGGTACTAATAAAAATGGACTCGCCCATCCTGTTCCATCAACATCATAGTACTCGAGTAAAAAATTATCTTCATTAGCAGTACCGATTCCCCCCTGAACGGTTATTTTCATCTTAGGTATTTCTTCAAATGCATTGAGACCTTTTGAGAGTAGGGCTTGATTACATACCTCTAAGATTTCGTTTTGTAAAGAGGTACGATTCTGCTTGAATTCTTCCATAATTGGGCCTAATAAAAGGCCATCAGTAGCAAATGCGTGACCACCACAGTTCAGACCAGATTCGATTCTGAATTCCGAAACCCAAAGACCTTTTTTTGCTAAAATCTTCCCTTGAGTAAGGGCCGAACGATAATCGCTTACTTTCAAGATTATTTTCTTTTTCAAGAAACCGTTTTCATCTGGGAAAAAGTCGTTAAAGGTATCAATATAGCCGTATAATCGAGGGTTATAACCAGCCGAAAAAACAATACTTGATGTCAGATTGCTTTGTGCATAACCACGAAAAGAAGAAAGTGCATCCGAATATTCTTTGGGTAACATTTCACCGTTTTCGTCGTAATGGGTTCTGTCAACTTTCGACATTACATTTACATCAATTGAACCCGCCACAATGGCATTACGAAGTTCGTCTTGTACTTGTTTTTTTACGGAGCTATCCTCCAATTGGAGCATGCCGATATAGGTCTGCTTGATTGGGGAAGAGTCTGGGAGGAGTTCGAAATACTTGGTAATTTCGGTGCCTTCTATAAATGGTTCTAAACGTAATTTTTCTACTTGCTTATTTATCAATCTGTCCAAAAGATTTAGGTATTCTGTAATTCTTTTGGCTCTGTAATCTTCCACTTTTTCGGTAATTGGCTCATAAACTTCATCGTTTTCTCGGCAGTGAAATTCTCTCATTTTTTCAATGAGTTCGTGTTCGATGATAGAAATTACCGAAGAAATGCCAAATCTAGCTACTTTTAATGGCGTATCAATCGTGAAACCCAAGCCCATTACGGGAATATGGAAGGTATGTGCAGGAAGTGTTTGTATCATTGCTTTTCAGAAAGTTTAACAAAGCAACGTAAAATCTGCTAATTGAAACATGACATTTGTCATGGATTATTTTTAATGGTTTAAGAGTAGTTTCGTGAAATGAGAATTTATGAGGAAATATAAAAAGGTAAATTCTGCAGGAATCACACATTTATGGAAGGAGTTTGATTACATATTTAATATACGATAGAAGACCGTATAATAAAATTTTATGCCGTTCAGTAAAATCTGATTAATAGGAGAAAACTTATTGCATAGATTTGGAAATATAAACAGTATAAACAATAAAGACCATGAAAAAATATTTCTTTATTTTCCTTATAATCTTTTCTTTTTTAGCAAAAGCACAATATCCGAATGATATTATTCATTCTGGAGCAACAGGAATTCGATCAAAATCTACCAGCACTTTCTCTCTTGTAGATATAGATGCTGCTAATGGAGATGCCGCTCTGCGTTTCGCCAAGGCAGGAGTTAATCAATGGAACACAAGGAATAGACCCGCTGATGATTATTATGAAATTTTTGAATTAGGCGGAGGTGGTAGTCGTTTTGTTATTCAAGACGGAACCGGGAATGTTGGTATTGGAGAAACAACATCACCTTCCTACCGATTGGATGTTTTACATGGTGGTGCAACTGGTATTCGTAATAGATCTTCATCTTCATTTTCAATAATTGATATTGATGGTGCTAATGGAGATGCAGCTTTACGTTTTGCCAAAGCTGGTGTTAATCAATGGAATATTCGTAATAATCCTGGTAATGATGATTTACAGTTCTTTGAATTAGGAGGTGGTGGTGGAGAGCGAATGGCTGTACAAAATTCAACTGGAAATTTATTAGTCGGTGGGATAGTAGAAGGAGGTAAAGTTTCAATAGGAAACTTTAATGCTACTAATAATACAACTACCTCTGTTTCTGGATTTACTGAAATTCATGGTTTAGATGTAAGAAGTTCAGCAACTGAAACCACAGGAAAAATAGGTGGATATTTTAGTGCAGATGGAAGTTCTAATTACAACCATTCAATCTTTACCGAAGCAGGAACAGCAGGTTCCACAAATTCGGGAATTAATGGTAGGGTAAATACTGCTCCTGCCGTTGGTTCATTATCAATGGGTATTCGTGGCAATGATGTAGTAGGAGCGTCTAATACCTATGCGGGTTATTTTATTGGTAAAGTTCATGTGAATGGTACGCTCACAACCACTGGTCCTAAACCTTTTACGATAGACCACCCTCTTGATCCAGAAAACAAAATTCTTCGACATTTTGCCATCGAAAGTCCAGATGTATTGAATATGTATAGTGGGAATATAACAACTGATGCCAATGGTAAGGCAATCGTAAAACTACCAGATTATTTTGAGTCAATAAACAAGGAGTTTCGCTATCAACTAACTGTAATTGGCACTTTTGCCCAGGCCATCGTTAGTGAAGAGATAAAGGAAAATGAATTTGTAATAGAAACAAGCAAGCCAAACGTAAAAGTAAGTTGGGAAGTAAAAGCAACGCGAAATGATGGCTATATGAAATTTGTTAATACGATGGTTTCTGAGGAGGAAAAACCTTCTTATGCTAAAGGTAAATACTTTATGCCAGAGGCCTACCAAAAACCAGTTTCAATGGGAGTTAATTATAATGAAAACGAAAAAGCTGATTTAAGCAAAGTTCGTAAAACTGAAAAGAAAAGCGTGTTAGAAGGTCCAAGTTCGATTGATGATATATCTACGCAAAAAGTGTTACTTAATAAAAGAGTGGTTGATGTGAAGCAATCAATAGATAATTAATTTAATTATGTACGAGTGTATTTATGTTTAATAAATACACTCGTACTGCTTATATTTTACCTCAAACTCTGATTCAAGGCTTCCAAGGCATCAACTCCTGGGCAAAGAGTGTCTTCTTTGAGTGTATTTAATGGAGTTTTAGTTGTCTGAAGCACATCGTGCAAAGCATTGGTATTTGGCTCAATGTAAATCAAACCTGTCAGGATTTCACCTTTTTCTTTAGATTTCTGAATCGCATTCATTGCCGAAAGTTTATCTTCTGGATTCCAGCCTTGATGCAATTTTTGTAAATGTAAGGCCGAGCCATCATGCAAAACAACGTCTTTGGCATCATCATAACTTGCGGTGATTTCTTCCATCACAGGTACAAAATCTACGGTTGAAGTGGCCTCGATGTGTTCACGTACGTAATCGTAAGATTTTGTTGAGCCTACGTTGTTGTTGAAAGTTACGCAAGGAGAAATGACATCAATCAATGCAAAGCCTGGATGAGCAATGGCAGCTTTGATTAATGGAATTAATTGCGTTTTATCGCCAGAGAAACTACGAGCTACAAATGTTGCCCCTAATTCAAGGCCTAAGCCTACTAAATCAAT harbors:
- a CDS encoding 2-oxoacid:ferredoxin oxidoreductase subunit beta, coding for MTYVRPTFRHPDLPKNKINFTKKDYEGALSTLCAGCGHDSIGGAIVQACFELAVEPHRIAKLSGIGCSSKTPAYFLGNSHGFNSVHGRMPSVATGAYLANRDLVYFGVSGDGDSASIGMGQFVHAIRRNLNMVYIVMNNGCYGLTKGQDSATADNGSKSKAGSTNMFNAIDLVGLGLELGATFVARSFSGDKTQLIPLIKAAIAHPGFALIDVISPCVTFNNNVGSTKSYDYVREHIEATSTVDFVPVMEEITASYDDAKDVVLHDGSALHLQKLHQGWNPEDKLSAMNAIQKSKEKGEILTGLIYIEPNTNALHDVLQTTKTPLNTLKEDTLCPGVDALEALNQSLR
- a CDS encoding FAD-dependent oxidoreductase; translation: MKTRLLLIFCYFVILQINAQIIQNTGVLIIGGSTSGTMAGIQSARMGVKTIIVEETPWLGGMLTSAGVSAIDGNHHMPSGLWGEFREQIRNYYGGADKISTGWVSNTLFEPSVGQQVLRKMCAAEKNLSLIFNTKLIDIKEVNGGWQVKLSNGKIIQTKVIIDATELGDVAAKVGIKYDLGMDAQATYHERIAPEKANNVIQDLTYTAILKDYGINVDKTLPKPANYSASEFNCACKEFCNNPAAKRQNPCASLMTYAKLPNGKVLINWPISGNDYYANMVEMSENERQEAIKAAKEVTLRFVYFLQTELGFKNFGLADDEYPTTDKLPFIPYHRESRRIDGLVRMNLNHIENPFSQTQPLYRTGIAVGDYAIDHHHEKNPAAPDLHFVPVPSFNIPLGSLIPKQKANFIVAEKSISVSNLVNGASRLQPVVMQIGQAAGALAAYSVMNKVSPEKVSVRAIQKILLQSKVYLMPYFDVPLTHPNWEAIQQVGATGILKGVGQSVNWSNRTWFYPDSTISINEFLKGLKDFEPKFEYHGISEQKSISMSFAEFEAILSDFKHFLIQNKNTLARVIIEQNLSLDKKNKPISRSEIAVRLAGLIEKEVDFEGGFR
- a CDS encoding TolB family protein; this encodes MKKILALLFISNILLAQNGTEIFLMDIAESNGTITLSNPKNITNRRGYDNQPFFHPTLPLLYYTAMQDGQTDIWSYNLKTGVGLQVTNTIDSEYSPTVTPDQKYLSCIVQRKLNGDQDLVKYNIKNSAETQMIFESQKTGKIGYQAWLNSNELVTFVLGTPQTLHYHSLITKKDTIVAPNIGRSLHLIPKQKAFSFVQEIDKKWLIRAFNPQKNTISDITESHPESEHYNCWLSSNSILESRNTDIFSYNITTKVWKAVTLPDMLPKRKISRMAVKGNKIAVVMEE